CGTAGAACAACAGCAGGATGGTATTCATGCCTGCACTACGCTCACGAACAGTTACCCACGGCCGCAACATGGCTGGCGCACGCGCACTGCTGCGCGCCTCCGGCGTCGCCAACACGGACATCGGCAAGCCGATCATCGCCGTGGCCAACTCCTTCACCGAATTCGTCCCCGGCCACACCCACCTCGCCCCTGTGGGCCGGATCGTCTCCGACGCGATCCTCGCCGCAGGCGCTGTGCCGCGCGAATTCAACACCATCGCCGTGGACGACGGGATCGCCATGGGCCACTCCGGCATGCTTTACTCGCTGCCGTCCCGTGACCTGATCGCCGACTCCGTTGAGTACATGGTCAACGCACACTGCGCCGATGCCTTGGTGTGCATCTCCAACTGCGACAAGATCACCCCGGGCATGCTCATGGCCGCCCTGCGCCTGAACATCCCCGTGGTGTTCGTTTCCGGCGGCCCCATGGAGGCCGGCCGCGTGACCCTGACCGACGGCTCCGTGCGCTCCCTTGACCTGGTGAACGCGATTGCCGACGCGGTGGACGAATCCATCTCCGATGAAGACATCAACCTCATCGAAGAGAACGCCTGCCCCACCTGTGGTTCCTGCTCGGGTATGTTCACCGCCAACTCCATGAACTGCCTCGCCGAGGCCATCGGCCTCGCCCTGCCGGGCAACGGCTCCGTTCTGGCGACCCACACCGCGCGTAAGGCGCTGTACGAGAAAGCCGGCGCCACCGTCGTCGAGCTCGTCAAGCGCTATTACGACGGCGACGACCACTCCGTGCTGCCGCGCTCCATCGCCACCGCTGAGGCCTTTGACAACGCCATGGCCCTGGACATCTCCATGGGCGGCTCCACCAACACCATCCTCCACCTGCTGGCTGCGGCCCAGGAAGCCGGGGTGGAGTACGGCCTGGCCGAGATGGATGCGAAGTCCCGCCAGGTGCCCTGCCTGGCCAAGGTGGCCCCGAACGTCGCCGGGGACAAGACCTACTACATGGAGGACGTGCACCGCGCCGGCGGCATCCCGGCGCTGCTGGGTGAGTTGAACCGCGGCGGCCTCCTGCACAAGAACGTCCACTCGGTGCACTCCAACGACCTGGACGGATGGTTGGACGACTGGGACATCCGCGGCGGCAAGGCCACCGAGGAAGCACAGGCGCTGTGGCACGCGGCTCCCGGTGGCGTCCGCTCTTCCACCGCGTTTTCGCAGTCGAACGAGTGGACCTCCCTGGACACCGACGCGGAGGGCGGCTGCATCCGTTCCGTGGAGCACGCCTTCTCCAAGGACGGCGGCCTGGCTGTGCTGCGCGGCAATGTGGCAGTGGACGGCGCCGTGGTGAAGACCGCAGGCGTGGACGAGTCCATCTGGATCTTCGAAGGCCCGGCAGTTGTGTGCGAGTCTCAGGACGAAGCCGTGGAAAAGATCCTCAACAAGACGGTCAAGGAAGGCGACGTGGTGGTCATCCGCTACGAAGGCCCCAGGGGCGGTCCGGGCA
This genomic interval from Paenarthrobacter aurescens TC1 contains the following:
- the ilvD gene encoding dihydroxy-acid dehydratase (identified by match to protein family HMM PF00920; match to protein family HMM TIGR00110), translated to MPALRSRTVTHGRNMAGARALLRASGVANTDIGKPIIAVANSFTEFVPGHTHLAPVGRIVSDAILAAGAVPREFNTIAVDDGIAMGHSGMLYSLPSRDLIADSVEYMVNAHCADALVCISNCDKITPGMLMAALRLNIPVVFVSGGPMEAGRVTLTDGSVRSLDLVNAIADAVDESISDEDINLIEENACPTCGSCSGMFTANSMNCLAEAIGLALPGNGSVLATHTARKALYEKAGATVVELVKRYYDGDDHSVLPRSIATAEAFDNAMALDISMGGSTNTILHLLAAAQEAGVEYGLAEMDAKSRQVPCLAKVAPNVAGDKTYYMEDVHRAGGIPALLGELNRGGLLHKNVHSVHSNDLDGWLDDWDIRGGKATEEAQALWHAAPGGVRSSTAFSQSNEWTSLDTDAEGGCIRSVEHAFSKDGGLAVLRGNVAVDGAVVKTAGVDESIWIFEGPAVVCESQDEAVEKILNKTVKEGDVVVIRYEGPRGGPGMQEMLYPTSFLKGRGLGKKCALITDGRFSGGTSGLSIGHISPEAASGGAIALVENGDIISIDITTRSLNLQVSDEILAERREKLEVNGGYKPKNRDRQVSPALRAYAAMALSADKGAVRDVSLVENL